Below is a genomic region from Rhizobium sp. 9140.
GAGATAGTCGAGCGTCACGTCCGTGCGCAGGTAATTGGTGACCTGGTAACCCACGCCGACACCGCCGGTCCAGGTATTGTCGAGATCGTAGCTGTCGAAATCGCGCTCGTAGGAATTGGAGCCCTGATAGAATTTCGCGCCGCGCAGCTTGGTGAAGGCATAGCCGACGTCCCCGCGCAGATACCAGCCGCTGGCAGCGCCAACCTCGACGGGGGCGGCTTCGACAACGGGTTCGAGCGGGGGCTGGTAGATGTCGGCGGCGAAGGCAGCGCTGCCGGTCAGCATCGCTGCCACAACGCCCATCACGATAGTCTTCATGGCTCACTCCATTAGAATGTTGCGTCAGCCCACCTTCGTCGTGCAGCCCGACCGTCCTATTGGAAAGCATCATGGAGGAGATTGGTTAAGGCTCGTTTAACCAAGAAAATTCACCGTGTTTCGAAAGAAAAAACCCGGCGCGAGGCCGGGTTTCTTTATTCAACCGCCAATGGAGCGAAATCTACGCCGCGTGGCGGACGGAGCCGATGACGGAGACGAGTTCGTCGACGATGCGCTCGACCTGGCCGCGATCGTCGCCCTCCGCCATCACGCGGATCAGCGGCTCGGTGCCGGAGGGACGGATGAGGAGACGGCCGTTCTTCGACAGGGCGGCCTCGGCATCGGCGATCGCCTGACGGACGGCATTGTCCTCGAGCGGCTTGCCGGCGGAAATGCGCACGTTCTTCAGCACCTGCGGCACGGGCGTGAATTTGTGGCAGACCTCGCTGACGGGCTTGCCCAGCCGCTTGACGCTGGAAAGCACCTGAAGCGCGGCGACCAGACCGTCGCCCGTCGTGCCGAAATCCGAGAGCACGATATGGCCCGACTGCTCGCCGCCGATGTTGAAACCTTTTTCGCGCATGTGCTCGACGACATAGCGGTCGCCGACCTTGGTGCGCTGGAGCGACAGCTTGCGGCCCTGCAGGTAACGCTCGAGCCCGAGATTGGACATGACGGTGGCGACGATGCCGCCGCCGCGCAAGGTGCCTTCCGCTGCCCAGCTGTCGGCAATCACGGCCATCAGCTGGTCGCCATCGATGATGGTGCCCTTCTCGTCCACGATCAGCACGCGGTCCGCATCGCCATCGAGCGCAATGCCGATATCGGCGCGGACTTCATGCACCTTCTTCGACAGGGCCGCCGGGCTGGTGGAGCCGCAATCCAGATTGATGTTCGTGCCGTTCGGCTCCGTGCCGATCGACACCACATCGGCGCCGAGTTCCCAGAGAGCGGCCGGCGCGACCTTGTAGGCGGCACCATTGGCGCAATCGATGGCGATGCGCAGGCCCTTCAGCGTTACGTCACGCGGCAGCGTGCGCTTGGCGTGCTCGATGTAGCGGTCATGCACGCCGTCGATGCGCTTGGCGCGGCCGATCTCGTTGCTCCGCGCCAGCTGCATCGACAGATCCTGATCGAGCAGTTCCTCGATCTGGCTTTCGATATCGTCGGAGAGCTTATAGCCATCTGGGCCGAAAAGCTTGATGCCGTTGTCCTCGAACGGATTGTGCGAGGCGGAGATCATCACGCCGATATCCGCACGCAGCGACCGTGTCAGCATGGCGACGGCGGGCGTGGGAATGGGGCCGAGGACGAAGGCATCGACACCGGCCGCGGTGAAGCCGGCGACCAAGGCGTTTTCCAGCATATAGCCCGACAGGCGGGTATCCTTGCCGATGACGACCCGGTGACGGTGCGCGCCACGGCGAAAGATGGTGCCGACGGCGATGCCCACCCGCATGGCAAGGTCAGGCGTCATCGGGAAAATGTTGGCCTGCCCGCGAATGCCGTCGGTGCCGAAATATCTACGCTTCATGATCGCTCCATCGTCCAGAGCCGTTTCCGGGAAGTCGGGTTCACCCGGACGGCTGTCTCTCATTTGTATTGCCGCATCGTCCGAAGGCGACACAAAGACGCTCTGCCGGGAAATGCTCGTGTCCCAGCGTGCCCACTTCGCGGACGAGGGCAGCGCCAAGGCCGGAACGCCGCCGGTCTCCTTGGCGCTCATGGCACCTTCTGCCACAGACAGGCGGAAAACGGCATCCTCACGGCCATCAGAAATGATTACACGCCGTTACCTTCGTAAAGCTTACCCGGATGGAGACCGAACGCGCCGATAGCCACGCGCGCGAAAGCGCCGTGGAGATGAGGGCAGTTCGGACGAGGCGCTGGAAGCTGCCGCGTTGGTATTGAGTGGAAGATGACATCTTCCAGCGCCTCGTTCGGTGGTTTTTCCCGCTGCCCGGCTGTCTTGAAGAGGATTCCCCCGGCTTCACCCGAGAGCGCGTCCGGCAGTCACGACGCGACATGCGCCGCCTTGCCGGGTTTCACAGGACGACCGCGGTTTCAACGGTCGCCGCCTCTTCACTGACATTGCCACGTCGAAGGCCCTTTCGGGTCCACGGCGGACAGCCCTTTCACGAGCCCGGACAGGAGGACATGCGTCTTTCCCTCATATCCGGCACCGGCCCCGCCTCGCCGGAACGCCTTCCGGTGTATCCGATAACGGGACGAGCCAAGTATGAAGGAGGAAAAAGGGGCGGGGAAAAGTCCCGGTGGAATTATCGGAAGAATCGGAAAAAATTTCGACGTGGCTCGACGGGTTCGGGCGGCCGACAAGGTTTCCTGTTGGCGAATCGTCCTGCCGGGGCTTGTTCCGCGCAACTGATAATGTCAACGACATCAATTCGTTGCAGATGTTCGGGGACCCGCCCGAGCATGACGGGGGATAGCGCTCAGTACGCCTCATGCAAAAACCCTCCGGCATCAGCCGAAGGGTTCGATCGGTACGGATAATCCCCGCTTTATTGCGGCTGCGGCTCAAGACCGCCTTCCGCCTCGCCCTTGGGCGTCGTGCCGTCCTTCTTGGCGCCGGCCGATGGGACGGCGGAACCGCGGTGAGGGGGCGAATCGTCGCCGAGGTCGCGGGCGGGCTTGTCGCCGCGCATCAGCGCCTTGATCTCTTCGCCCGTCAGCGTTTCATATTCCAGCAGGCCTTCGGCCACGGCCACGAACTCCGAATTCATGTCTGTGATGATCCGGCGGGCTTCGTCATAGGCTTCGTCGATCAGGCGGCGAACCTCGTTATCGATCTTCTGCGCAGTTGCTTCCGACACGTTCTTCGACTGCGAGACGGAGTGGCCGAGGAAGACTTCCTGCTGGTTCTCGCCGTAGGAGACCTGGCCGAGCTGGTCGGAGAAGCCCCACTGCGTGACCATGGCGCGGGCAAGCTTGGTGGCCTGCTCGATATCGGACGACGCTCCGGACGTGATGTTCTCCTTGCCGAAGGTGATTTCCTCGGCAACGCGGCCACCCATCATGATGGCGAGGCGCGAGACCATCCACTTGTAGCTCATCGAATAGCGGTCGCCTTCCGGCAACTGCATGACCATGCCGAGCGCACGACCGCGTGGAATGATAGTCGCCTTGTGCAGCGGATCGGCTGCGGGGACCTTCAACGCGACGATGGCATGTCCGGCTTCGTGATAGGCCGTCAGCTTCTTTTCGGACTCGGTCATGGCGGAGTTGCGGCGTTCCGCACCCATCATGATCTTGTCCTTGGCGTCTTCGAACTCGGCCATGGTGACGACGCGCTTGTTGCGGCGGGCGGCCATGAGGGCGGATTCGTTGACGAGGTTCATCAAATCGGCACCGGAGAAACCGGGCGTACCGCGGGCGAGAATCTTCAGATCGACATTCGGTGCCAGCGGCACATTGCGAACGTGAACCTTGAGAATGCGCTCGCGACCGTTGATGTCGGGATTGGGCACGACGACCTGACGGTCAAAACGGCCCGGACGCAGCAAAGCGGGGTCGAGAACGTCGGGACGGTTGGTCGCGGCGATGAGGATGACACCCTCGTTCGCCTCGAAGCCGTCCATCTCGACCAGAAGCTGATTCAGCGTCTGCTCGCGCTCGTCATTGCCGCCGCCGAGCCCGGCGCCGCGATGACGGCCGACCGCATCGATTTCGTCGATGAAGATGATGCAAGGCGCGTTCTTCTTGGCCTGCTCGAACATGTCACGGACACGGGATGCGCCGACACCGACGAACATTTCCACGAAATCCGAACCGGAGATCGTAAAGAACGGCACGTTGGCTTCGCCGGCAACCGAGCGGGCGAGCAGCGTCTTACCGGTGCCGGGAGGGCCGACCAGCAGCACGCCGCGCGGAATGCGACCGCCGAGGCGCTGGAACTTCTGCGGATCGCGCAGGAACTCGACGATTTCCTCCAGATCCTGCTTGGCTTCATCCACGCCGGCAACGTCATCGAACGTGATGCGGCCATGCGCTTCGGTGAGCAGCTTTGCCTTCGACTTGCCGAAGCCCATGGCGCCCCGCGACCCACCCTGCATCTGGCGCATGAAGAACAGCCAGACGCCGAGGATCAGCAGCATGGGAAGCAGCGTGCCGATGAAGCTCAGGAAACCGTTGGAACCGTCCGTTTCCGGACGAACAGTGACCGTCACGTTCTTGGCTTCGAGCCGCTCGGTAAGCGCCGTATCCACGGAGGGGGCATAGGTCTGGAACGTCGCGCCGCTCTCGTTAAAGGTGCCAAGCACCTTGTTGCCAGTGATGACAACGTCCTTGACGCGGCTGCCATCGACATCCTTCAGGAACTGCGAAAACGGAACTTCCCGCGAGGCGCTACGCTCCGACGGCTGCTGAAACATGCTGAAAAGCGCAATCAGCAAGAGAGCGATAATGGCCCAGAGGGCAAGATTACGAAAATTAGGGTTCATCGAATTCCCCGGAACCGGTGCTGGCGCCCCGCGACCGGGACCCATATTTCTTCGCTAACATAGGGTTCGCGACAGGCCTTGCCAAGGCAAACCGCCCTTTGCCCGATCATTTCGTCGAGATATCGTCAACCGGACATGTCGGAAACGGTGCGCGGTTGAAAAGCGCGGCGATGCTTTGCGCGATCATCCGGTCGAAACGCGGCAAAAAGGTGTCGTAGGGCGCGATGACGGGCGTCAGCGAAAAGGCTGTGGGATCAGCGGTTGCGCCGTCGGGCAAGAGCATGCCGGGAGACGCCTGCGCAACGCGCCCGGCAACGCCTGTGGGAAGGCCGCCGGCCGTGAGCCTGTGGACAAGTGTGCGATCCGCACCCGCCATGAGCGTGATCGCGGCCGCGCCGTGGTTGTCGATCGCAAAGCGGCCGTCCCAGATCAGCGTCTGCCCCGGCTGGACGGTGACCGGTGGCGGGAGATTGCGGCGCTCGCGATAGACGAACAGCCGCCCGCCGCGTCGCTCGAAAACGCAGCCGCCGGCGGTGGTTGCGCCCGCCATATCCGTCTGCAGGGTCGCAAAAAGACGGACGGCGGTGTCTTGCCCGATCGGATGCGGCTTTCCGGCAAGGGTGGCGGCGAGCACGGCGAGCAGCCGCTGCCAGTGGATGTCGGTCACATCGAGGTCGGCAAGGGCGATCTCGGCCGCGATGGCTGCGTGAACGCGAACGTGATCGGTAAGAAGCTCCGATATCGCGGCATCAGCCTTCAGGCGGTGGGAGATCGCGTCTTGGAGAATATTTCCAGTGCCCTGCCCCGCGACATCAGGACCGGCCTGCCGGAAGCGGACGCGCTCGAAACGGGGATCGTCATTGCTCGGATCGTCGATCCATCCCTCGCCGAGAGATGTGAGGTCATCGCGGATGGCCTGTCGGCGGACGTTGAGGAAGGGCCGGCAGATCCAGAGGGTTCTCGCGAAAAGGACGGCATCCGCCATGCCGGCAAGGCCGATGGTGGGGGGTTCGCCCGCGTCGAACGTCTGTGGGCTGCGGGCGGCGCGCATGGCAATGGTCTCGGCCTGATCGTCCTGGGAATGTCCGGTGACGACGAGATCGGCTCGAAAGTCGCGCGCCGCTTCGGATAGGAGCCGGTAGCGGGCAAGTCGGGCTTCCGCCTGGAGGCCGGAGGTGATGCCGGAATGCGACCAGCGGGCAACAGTATGGGGAATGCCGAGCGCGCCGCAGCGCCGGGAGACCGCCTCGGCCTCTGCGGCCGAACCGGAGCGCAGCGCGTGATCGACGGTGCAGGCTACGAGGCGGTGGGGCGATCCGGAAGTCTTCAGCGCGTGATGGAGGGCGAGCAGGAGGCCGACCGAATCGCTGCCGCCGGAGACGGCGACGAGCACGGTGGACGGATGGCGCAGGCGTGAGAGGAAGGCGTGGGCGGCGGCACGCGGCGCGCTGCCCGCTCGGTCAGGGCTTGGCCGGGCCGGCACTAGCGGTTGCATCAGCAGGAAAGGCGGCTCTGCTCGCTCGTGACCTTGGCCTTCACGGCAGGCGAGGCCTTGGGGTAGCGTTTTCCGACTTCGCGGAGCGTCGCGCAGGCGGTTTCCTTGTTGTCGAGCGCGGCCAGCGACATGCCGAGCTTCAAGAGCATTTCCGGCGCCTTGGGCGACTTGGAATAGGCCTGATGCGCATTCAGGAAGGTCTTGGCGCTGTCGTTGAATTTGCCCTGCGAATATTGGGCTTCGCCCATCCAGAAGCTGGCATCGGCCGCCTTCTCGCCCTTGGGAAAGGCTTCGAGATAGCCGCGGAACTCGTTTTCCGCCTGGCTGTAGTCGCCGGAAAGCACGTGACCATAGGCCGACTGGTACAAATCGCCGGGATTGTCGAGGCTGGCCGTCTGCTGCTCCGTCTCGGGCGTGGCATTCAGGCCCGGTGCGGCGCGCGTGCCG
It encodes:
- the glmM gene encoding phosphoglucosamine mutase is translated as MKRRYFGTDGIRGQANIFPMTPDLAMRVGIAVGTIFRRGAHRHRVVIGKDTRLSGYMLENALVAGFTAAGVDAFVLGPIPTPAVAMLTRSLRADIGVMISASHNPFEDNGIKLFGPDGYKLSDDIESQIEELLDQDLSMQLARSNEIGRAKRIDGVHDRYIEHAKRTLPRDVTLKGLRIAIDCANGAAYKVAPAALWELGADVVSIGTEPNGTNINLDCGSTSPAALSKKVHEVRADIGIALDGDADRVLIVDEKGTIIDGDQLMAVIADSWAAEGTLRGGGIVATVMSNLGLERYLQGRKLSLQRTKVGDRYVVEHMREKGFNIGGEQSGHIVLSDFGTTGDGLVAALQVLSSVKRLGKPVSEVCHKFTPVPQVLKNVRISAGKPLEDNAVRQAIADAEAALSKNGRLLIRPSGTEPLIRVMAEGDDRGQVERIVDELVSVIGSVRHAA
- the ftsH gene encoding ATP-dependent zinc metalloprotease FtsH, whose product is MNPNFRNLALWAIIALLLIALFSMFQQPSERSASREVPFSQFLKDVDGSRVKDVVITGNKVLGTFNESGATFQTYAPSVDTALTERLEAKNVTVTVRPETDGSNGFLSFIGTLLPMLLILGVWLFFMRQMQGGSRGAMGFGKSKAKLLTEAHGRITFDDVAGVDEAKQDLEEIVEFLRDPQKFQRLGGRIPRGVLLVGPPGTGKTLLARSVAGEANVPFFTISGSDFVEMFVGVGASRVRDMFEQAKKNAPCIIFIDEIDAVGRHRGAGLGGGNDEREQTLNQLLVEMDGFEANEGVILIAATNRPDVLDPALLRPGRFDRQVVVPNPDINGRERILKVHVRNVPLAPNVDLKILARGTPGFSGADLMNLVNESALMAARRNKRVVTMAEFEDAKDKIMMGAERRNSAMTESEKKLTAYHEAGHAIVALKVPAADPLHKATIIPRGRALGMVMQLPEGDRYSMSYKWMVSRLAIMMGGRVAEEITFGKENITSGASSDIEQATKLARAMVTQWGFSDQLGQVSYGENQQEVFLGHSVSQSKNVSEATAQKIDNEVRRLIDEAYDEARRIITDMNSEFVAVAEGLLEYETLTGEEIKALMRGDKPARDLGDDSPPHRGSAVPSAGAKKDGTTPKGEAEGGLEPQPQ
- the tilS gene encoding tRNA lysidine(34) synthetase TilS, yielding MPARPSPDRAGSAPRAAAHAFLSRLRHPSTVLVAVSGGSDSVGLLLALHHALKTSGSPHRLVACTVDHALRSGSAAEAEAVSRRCGALGIPHTVARWSHSGITSGLQAEARLARYRLLSEAARDFRADLVVTGHSQDDQAETIAMRAARSPQTFDAGEPPTIGLAGMADAVLFARTLWICRPFLNVRRQAIRDDLTSLGEGWIDDPSNDDPRFERVRFRQAGPDVAGQGTGNILQDAISHRLKADAAISELLTDHVRVHAAIAAEIALADLDVTDIHWQRLLAVLAATLAGKPHPIGQDTAVRLFATLQTDMAGATTAGGCVFERRGGRLFVYRERRNLPPPVTVQPGQTLIWDGRFAIDNHGAAAITLMAGADRTLVHRLTAGGLPTGVAGRVAQASPGMLLPDGATADPTAFSLTPVIAPYDTFLPRFDRMIAQSIAALFNRAPFPTCPVDDISTK